A window of Aurantibacillus circumpalustris genomic DNA:
TGCAACTACAAACGTGAAGTAAAATTTTTTCATGATAGGGTATTTACAAAGAAGAGCTAAGCTATAAAAATTAATCAAAACTAGCTAGGCATCCCCCTTAAATTAGACGAGTCGTTTTAGAACTCAGAAACACCTATAGGCCTAATTCTTTTGTGGGATCCCAAAATAGTTTTGTGAAACCCTCAATTTTATCATCCTTTACTTTTATTTTTTCTTTTTCAAGAAGTTCCTGCATTTGAAAAGGGGTGTCAAAATGATGTTTGCCGGTTAACAAACCATTACGATTTACAACGCGGTGAGCAGGCACTTTCGGTTTTACGCGGTGCGCACCATTCATAGCGTAACCTACTAATCGGGATGATTTTTTAGCGCCCAAATAAGCCGCAATTGCTCCATAGCTGGTTACACGGCCTTTTGGGATAAGTCGTACCACCTGATAAACCATTTGAAAAAAATCTTTTTCCGCCATAAATCTCTACCAAAATAAAACAATTACCGTATCTTTGCAAACTATGGAAAAACGTGTCAGAGTTAGATTTGCACCCAGTCCTACTGGTGGATTGCATATGGGTGGTGTACGCACTGCTTTATTTAATTATTTATTTGCCAAAAGGCATGGCGGAGATTTTATTTTAAGAATTGAAGATACCGATCAAACACGTTTTGTGGAAGGGGCGGAAGAATATATTGTGAGTGCACTGAAGTGGTGCGGAATCGAACCGAATGAAGGAGTTGGTTTTGGTGATGGACCTCACAAGCCTTACCGTCAGAGTGAACGCAAGGAATTAGGAATTTATAAAAAGTATGCCGATAAATTAATTGCATCTGGTCATGCTTATTACGCTTTTGATACTTCGGAAGAATT
This region includes:
- a CDS encoding MGMT family protein, encoding MAEKDFFQMVYQVVRLIPKGRVTSYGAIAAYLGAKKSSRLVGYAMNGAHRVKPKVPAHRVVNRNGLLTGKHHFDTPFQMQELLEKEKIKVKDDKIEGFTKLFWDPTKELGL